The genome window CACATGTGGCATTCAAGGCTGAACTTAATCCCAGGCCTGCCCAAAATCAGGAGCAATAGGAGGCCTGAAGGACTTTGATGCTTGAACATATCTGTATCCTGCTGGTGTCTGCTATGACTTGAGGACAATAGGATCTGAAGATGGCCAGAAGCTCACATCTTCATCATAGTTCATCCAAGCACAGGGCCACACTTCACAAAAGACTCTAGGAGCCACAGTAGCTACTGAGTCAGATGAAACTTTTCCTGGGAACTGGGCTTACTGTCCTGCCTCCAGTAAGCTAAAGCCAGAATGCAGCCCTGCACCTTAAGAGATTCATTGGCAAACTAAGCAGAATTCAATTTCTATTGGATCTTATTGAGTTAAAGCAATCCCAAATGACCTGAAATTTGTCAAACACTGGGGGGGGTTGCCCTTAATTTTCAGACAGATGACAAACTTATAAAGATGATATGATGTTTCAGGTGAAATGAATCAGCAGACAGAACATGCTAAGAACCTCTTTCATCCTCTGCACTAGTGGAATTTGGCTCACTCCTACAAATCTTGCAGAGGCAATTAGATATGCAAATATGCACACTTGAAATTTGTATCTCTATTGCCATGCTTATATTCATAGTCATGGCAACTATGTATTCTGGTGACCAGTTAGATTTTGAGCTGGCTCATTGTGCATAAAATCTCAGAAActatcacagaaaacaaagcgTGCATTTTTGTGTATGCAGACAACAGCATGCAGTTCCAGAAGTCTGTGCCTGTGTGACCTGCAAGTGTCTCTATGTTTGAGTAGACTGAAAGACTCAATATGTCTCTGGCATCTCCACCTTACTTTGTTTACTTTACCTATAAGCCTACAGATTCAATTGCAGGAATATTTGGGATTTTGTGAAGGAGCAGGAAAAGCATTGCTGGTGCAATCATCTGTATCTCATTTCCAGCATGCAAAATCTTCTATCTGCAATGGCAAACAGAGCAGCCCATAGGCTGAGGCTACAAAAAATTAGTGCACTTTGCAATTCCcataaattattttgcagtcttttctttgaatatttacCATGAAGTCTAGGGGCACTTGTACTTCTTATATCCATACATCCAGACACcacaaaagattttttaaaaatgcccaCTGTTTGGTTACATTTCACTTTAGTCTAGAAATGCAGAGAGCTCATGTTTAGATTTTATCAAGAAAAGAGATAGCAAATGTCAAACAAAGATGGtacctgaaaggaaataaaacaaataattaaaaatacttgtttaaAAGTTACAAAATATGATTGCATTAATGGCACTTAAAGCTATAAGCACTTAAAAGATTACCACCACATTTTTCTCAACTTCTTTtcctaaatttcttttttctttttcttttcttttctctgagatTTGATTGCAGCTTATGACTAAACCCAAACCCAGCAAAAGGGGCAGAGAGCCCTGAGATTATGTGGTTGCCCTGGCCCTCATTTGAATAGCATATATGCTCTtatgtctatttttaaaaaatcagattcAGCTACAGAGAACAGCAGTTTGCTGACATGCAAAAGCTATagctttccttctgtcttcatAGTCTTACAGCATTAAAATTGAAGGGCTTTTTTTCAGTGGTAGAAATTGTGAAGgagaaattcttttaaaataccagtTGTCCCACTGTATTTTACACCAAGCCAAATCTCattaatgtttctcttcttttaaataacaTATCACAAGATGTTGCATTTTCTTCATATGCACTTTCTTGCTGTGACTTTACATTGAATATTTcctacacaagaaaaaaaatccatttgtttcttttcctttttacttttttgtcaCTAGTTAAGAGAAATAGTgacagtgtttcttttttttttttttttttttttagtgaaaagaGAAATCAGACCCTCAAAAGCAGCACCCAGCTGGTGTCTGTGTCCATGGACATTCTTTTGGAGTTTAGAAACATAATGCATCTGattcaaaaatggaaaaaaaaatctagcttgGATCACGTGCCAAAACATAAACTAAGCCTTAGTGAAAGTTTCTAGTTCACTCCAataatttctcctctttttaatCACCAGGGGAAGGCTTTATGGATGCATACTCCATTACAAAGGTACACGCTTTTTCATCCCTTTCAAAGGCTTTTCTTACATAGCTGCCCTTTGTCTAATATGATGCCGTGGTATGAGCACTCTGGTGATACTGCCATGGTTCAGTCTCTTCCTTTGTGTCTTCCCCTGGTAATCTTATACAGGCTGAAATTTCCATGTGCGTAGCTTTCTGTTGCCATTCTGCAGTGTTGTGTTCCTGATTTGTTTTGGCAGAGCAAGCTTGAGTCTTTATGGCACAGTGAAATATTCTTCGATGCTATATAATTCAGACTGAATAAGGAGTCTGTATAAGGCACGTGTCtcaatatatatatgtgtataaaaacattaacattGTTAATTCAAGTCAAGCatcttttacatttaatttctgtcttcaaGTAACGCTTTGTTTTCATGTTCCCTTTCTTTGGTTTCATTTGGGATCACTCCATTCTCCAGGTCTGAGTGCTGCTGGATGCAATTGGTCAGGACTGCAGTGCTAGAAGAGTTCTCAGAATTACACATCTTCTctgtctcctcttcctttttttcttcatccaaGGAGTAGTTTCGAAAGGTCTCATAAATTTTGCGCACATCCTCAGGGATGGTCTTTTTAAggtctttgtttttccttttagtcATCTTAGCAGACGATCCAAACTTGTTAATGATGTTGTCCTCAGATGCCCCCTGACCGTGCTTGTTGAGCTGATCTGACCCTTTAAGGCGCAGGTTGTTAGGTCTGTTGTTGATGCTTTCCTGAGATGAGGCCTTGAAGCGTCCTGTTTCCAAGGCAGTAAAGACAGAGCGTTTCTCTGGAGACAGCATGTCTAAGGAGTGGGCCCGCTGGTCCAGGCCCAGGCGCCTGCGCTCCATGCTCCGGATAGTGGCTGCCCGCTGAAgtttgtcatggatctccacgCTGAGCCGCCTCCGTGTCTCTCTGAACTCAGCTGTCACATTTGCTTTCCACTCTGCTGCGTGGGCTTTTATTTCTCCAACCTTTACAACAACAAGAAAGAGACATGAATGAGGGGGGGGGAAGTAAAAAGAAACACCCTTTCCTATAGAACCGCAGCACAAGCATTTTATTCTCTGGCGTAAAATTGGAGGCCAATCTCAGCTCCAGTGCATCCATCTGGACCCAAACATCAGCAGCAAAGTGGTTATACTGGACAAGGtctaaatacacaaaaataGTGACTAGCTAATGGCTTATGTGGCATatcacttctctgcctgtttcAGGTTTTGCCACCCCACACATTTTATAGCTGTGTTATGTGATGGGAGGTGTTCATGCTAATCCATCCTTGGTTAAGAACAAAATTCCTGACTTATAGTATCAGCAGTAGATGATCAAGAGTGAACAAAATTGATCAAATATAGTGATACCAATATGTTTCAGAACAGCGCAACAACCAGTCCAGCAGTACAGTAATGTATTTTCCCTTATTGTTCTTGGATGGAGCTGTTCATTTCCACTGAAGGTTCTGTTTAGTGCCACAGAGCAATTAACACTGGAAATACCTATTAAACAGTTTCAAGTGGACCTCTGAATAATTCAGTCTGGGGTTCATTCTCAGGGATGAATTAAGCTTTCTATAACGGTAGTTTCCATTGTGCAGCTGTCCAAATGCCACACTCTTACGCCAGCTGTAGGAGTTTTCAACACATGTTCTATGTGGGCACCATGAGCATATCCTTAAGTCTCACTGCTTTGCTCCATTTTATTCCTTTGTACCTGACAGCAGAATAATGGCTAAGAATAAAGCATCTATATGGCTGCTGCGTTGaatatttcttccaaaataagaaaaaaaaagatgataattGACCAAGCAATATCTCAGTCAACATAGGTATTTTCCAAAGTTCAgctaaaggaaaacagattcAGGAGCAGGACTTCTGCTGGAGCTCTCTAAGGTCAATGGTTTATTTGGGCTGCTGTAGGGGGAACTCAATTTCTGCATTCAGTGATCCACAAGGAAGCCATCTTTGGTTCCTCAGGCCAGACAAGCAGGTGCCCACTTAGAATTGTATTGGCAGCATATCACATCCACCATGAGagaccagttttccacctacaGGTTTCTACTGGTGATCAATCTGACAGCCAAACTCTTTGTGAAGCCTCTTTACTAATGGGGGTGCATAGGGTATGCACTGGGCCTCAGCTAGTGCAGATGCTTTCTTTCACCatttgtgtgaggaagttgtcttccacgcactccaggaaccttctagactgcttcctttctgctgtgttgtacttccagcagacatctgtaTGACTGAAgcctcccacaaggacaagaggtagcgatcttgagactactctcagttgtttatagaagagctcatcagctgcttcttcttggctgggtggtctgtaacagactcccatcacaatatccgccttcttgtgggctcctctgattttaacccacaggcactcagtcccctcctcaccataatcaagctcaagggtatcaaagcactctctaacatagaagGCTACCCCAACttctctcctacccttcctgtcctgcctgaaaagtttataccccaccatagctgccctccagttatatgagtcatcccaccacatttccgtgatggcaatgacatcatagtctccttgccctacaacagcttccaactcctcctgcaTATTGTCCATGTTGCGTGCATTGgagtaaatgcacttcagctgagctggcGAAActtcagccctcataaagggaatagagttcattcccaattgactggtccttggaataaCTGACACCTCAGTACCAGTTTCATCCTTACCATCACCAGATGTACTCGCCCCCGcttgctctgtggtgacatactggcagtccttgccagcacaccatctcttaGTAGTAGTACTGATGGTAGCACATCTCTTAGTGGTAGTACTGATAGAGGTGTCACAACCTAGGTTGCTTTAGttgcttttatttcccccctttttgtgAAGGAGTTATGATCAGAACTAACTGGATACCAAAGGCAGCTAGTGAGGTAAACCATGAGGAGCATTGGTCATGCAGAGAAGCATCCTTCTTTTCACAAGCAGGAAATCAGGCACTTAAAGCTCTCTTGCAAAATGACAATTTACTGAGCAAGTACTAGTCATacctcttcttttgttttcttggacAGGACTCTTAACCAGTCTCCAATCATACTCAGGACAGCAGCAAAATAGGCAAGGCCAACAAGGATCCAGAACCACACTAAAGGTTTATACCACTCCCGGTAATGGATGTCAGCATTTCCTCCTGAAATAAGCACATACTTATGCTTAGGAATCACGAGGTGCAAAAATTATGACAAAATATCTGTAATTCTGAGAAAttcctgaaaacatttcttgacTCTTCCCAACATCACCACAGTTCTAAAAAAAGACAAGAGGCATAGCAGATGGGAAGAACACAGCCTATTTTAATTTAAGACTCTTGCAAACTCCCTACTGTTATGCCACTGTGACCTGCCAGGGCACCTAGTAAACACTTTTCCTGAAATTCCTGCTTTGATAGTGCTTGCAACAGCATCAATATATTTCcaagataaaaaatattaatacagCTGGTCATCTTTATTCTGAGCTGCCTACAGCCTGGTAGTTGAAAAACGGTACAGTGCAACCCCCTCAGGTTATAGAGTTTCCAGATTTTTGAGGATTGAGAGACCTGTGtgtaggagaaagaaaagcagttttgtcCTCCCCTTCAAATCAGGATATTTGACAGGAAGCCAACTGTGCATCAGCACTGATAATACGGAAATACTGTCTGCTTGGGTATCAATTACAGCAATACATTCTCTGGCCAGTGACTTGAGAGAAGATATGGATCAAATGAAGCAACAAATATCCTATGTGGTCTTCATGCAAGTCTCAGGATGATCTGGGAAAACAAGTATGTGAAACATTTGGCAAATCTAATGGACTATGTAGAGCCTAAAATGAGTGAAGCAGCAGCCAGACCTACCACAGAATAGAATAagcttttccaaaagaaagcaaCCACAACCTCACTTTTGAGACTCCCAGTCCTATCACAGTGCTGTGTGTGCTGAGAGAATGAGTGTCAGTGAGAGGCAGGCACAACCCTGAGCTGAAGACAGCAAGTGGCAGAGTCTGCACAGCCCCATGGGCAAAGCCATATCCCTCAGTACAGGTGAACAAACACCACATTGGTGATACCTGCATAAATTGCTGCCTGAAAAGCAAGCCTACCAGGGAACTTGGACAGAGAATTATGTATTTCCTGAACTCCAGCCTTGGTTAGACAAGAGCTAGACACCAATCTGTACCTCTGCTGCATGACTACAGAGAGATTTTGGCATTTTCCCCCATTAAAATTAACATACAACACAGTTTAGCAtttcctcctgatttttttgcaACCCAAAACGTTCTCATGACTCTAATTTTATCTAGATTCAGTACAAGTGTATGTACATCATTCAGACATCCCCATAGAAAGTCAGACTTTGAGAATTGGCAGGGACTGAAATATTGTTTTTTATGTTAATGTCTTCCCATAGACCACAAGTATCACTCtcttttttccagtctttaaGAGTGTGAGACAATGGGAGGCGAGGGCTGCTGTTGCTATGGTACAATGAGGCTCTCTAATCATACATGTTCCTGAGGAAGCTCACTATAAAATAGAATGTCTACACCTATCTTACAGAGTAATCAGGGCATGAGAAAGTATAAGACTACTTTTTTCAGCCAATCAAATATTCTGGGTTTTTTCAGGCTTCATCTACAATTGTATGTTTGACAGTAGTACAAAACCTTTCCCAGCTTGCTGAGAGCTGGGACACTTTCTAGGTGTAATAAATCAGCATAGCTCCATTGAGGTTGTTTTAGCCAATATGATGTAGTATTTTTGATCTGATGTAGAAGGAACAGAGATACTAAGAGATTAAAGTGACAGAAAATCTGTCTCAAAACCAGCAATAAAACCCAAATCTCCTGGTGATCACCTGCATTAAACGCTTATCGTGAGATCTCTGAAGTTTTCTCATTCAAGGCTCTCCATCTGACTTTTGAAAAATCCTGGTTGTTAGCAGACACTCAGCTGTGAATTATATTCTACTAATCATGTTGGATAGAGgacaatttaatttaatattcagATCTCTTTTACTACCACACCATTAAAACAATACTGAAGTGTGATATgcttaagaaaaatattgtgaattatttttattttacactgtGATATCACAAAGACAGAATATCAGTGAGCTACTTTTCACATTTAAGTGATTAAAATGGACCAAGCTAACACAATTACTTCTGTATCTGAATGCTTgtaaaacacttctttttcataTCTGGGGCTCTCTTTGTTCAGTGCCTTTTCTTCCTCAATAATTCATGTCTTCTATACCACTGTGTCATAATAAATGAGGATTAGagtctttctctgcaaaaaTACTTGTCTGCAGCtcttcagcaaagaaaactTTATACATCCCTGTAGTTTCTTTTGATGTTTTTAACACATATTTCACTGATTTATGGGAAGTAACAAAACAGCACCGTAATATGGCTATTTGTAACACAGGCATCTTAGTGTCCTAATTAAAAGGACGGCTAGCAGGAATGAGGAGTAGAGGTCATCCActaatgggaaaaaatatacaCTTATTTTAACCACCTTTTTGTTAGCAAGGCAGTtatgtggggaaaaagaaaaaaaaaattctctcatCTCTCCAGCTAACAATCTTGATTCCTTCTTTAGGAATCAATAAGGATGGATATTTATAGTTCCTGCTAGTACTGTATTAATCTTGGAGAGTAACCTCCTAGCACTGAGATGCATACTCCATCAGTCCTTTTGCACACGAGTTTTCCTTAACAGGGCAAATGCAAAGTCAAAATTTCTGccaaggctggagaacaaaatgCAGTTTCTGAAATGCTGCATCTGCTGTAGTAGCAGCCCACTACTGCATCCAAGCAGAGATGTCTTCAGCCCTATGGCTCAACTCTACTTTGTGAAAACTTCTTCCATTCATCATTTTGGCTACTTGCTTCTGCAGTCAGCCTCAGATTAAGCCCAAATGGACTAATATAAATCTTGAATTCAGTGTGAAAGTAATTTAACTTTTGCATAATTCATTGCACGATAAAGGATAATCAAGACTTCCCAGGCTCCCATTATCTACATTTCTGAAAGCTTACAATCTGCAGACAGCAAAGCATCTGGATCTTAAATCAACCTGGTGTCCTACTGACCAGTAACCTCAACAGAAACTTCTCGCATCATTTCATTGGAATATAATACAGTGTGGAAAGCCTCCTCTCTGCATCAGAAAAGAAATCCCAAGAGCCAAAGCCCTCATACACAGCACCTAGGCTCAAAGCGGCTCACCTGCTACAAAGTCGCCGAAGCCAACAGTAGTCAGAGTGACAACCACAAAGTAGATGGACTCCAAGGCTGTCCATCCCTCGATGTGTTTGAAGATAACTGCAGGAATGGTCACAAAGACAATGCAGCCTGCCAGGATGAAGAGGATGGTAGAGATCACCCGGATCTTTGTTTGACTCACTTGCTTTTtctagaaaaaggaaataacaaaataaaaaaaatgtatttttgagtGCATTTCTGGGACTATGTACCTTGAGAATGGCAGACTGATCATACTACTGTCACCTGGTAtgtctctttctgccttttgtgaGCTTATTAGGTGGAATACAACCCTCTCTCCTTGTTAGTGAGAGCCTTGCCCAGGTAATATTGAATCTCTGTGTCTGTTAGATTTCCCATTTTCTCTCCCAGGAGGCTAGATCTGAATCTAACacaaaagcaatgcaaaggTGTTTTCGTCCTGAGAGGGCCACACCTTGGTATTCAAGTTTCCCCTCTTCACTCTCAGGAGGTCACACCTTAATGCAACACAAAGGGGGTTATTTCATCCTGAGAGGACTGCATCCAACACAGCAAGATGGTAGAGCAGTCTTGTCTCTAGGGATCCTGCCAACTACACCAATTTAAAATGTCTCGATACAATACCGGGGAGGGTTCTTAAACAATCCCATGAGCGAGATTAAGGCACAAACGAGGTCAGATGCCATACAATCTTGTGAAGTTTATTTTCTATAACAACCGATGACAGCGATAGgacagaggaaaagagaggaaaagtcAGAATCCCTAAGAGAACAGTAGAGAGACAGCTAATTAACCACTAGCACAAATCCAGCGATGTACCATTGGCTCAGTCTTGGTGCAGTGAGACAGAGTCTTGCTCCACCATGGCCAGGAAAAAAGGAGGCCCCCCTCATTGAGTTGGGCCCTTCTTATAGACAGAGCATCCTTATGTGATTGGTTTATGTCATATCACACCACACACAGAGGCATTGTGTGATTGGTTTGCATCGTCTCACACAAGCTGTCCACATGCCAGGGCATGAGCCGTCCATGTGCTGGAGCACATGTTTCTGATTGTCTAATTGTAAATGATGTAAAAACTCTGGTAACCCTTAACACAGCATTGTTTCTTATTTCTAGTCAGGCAAGTGCTTCTTGTGCTAGCCTTCTCTTGCATGCAGCTCATGGGTGGAGGAGCTTTCCATAAGTTCCTCCTTCCAAGGCGTTCTTGGGTACCATCTCACAGCACATACAGGACAACCAGGTGGCCAGGCCCACTCAACATgagtttatgaaaggcaggtcctgccaaactgcAGCACTTAGGACGGACGGTGTTTTGTCTGGATCCACCCAAAAACTTGCTAGCAAAAGACAACCAGAAGCACAACATGCAGCATCGCAGCTCTTCTCATCACTCACAACGTTAGGCAGGTCTGAGCATACTCTTCCGCAACAACAGGATGCTGAGGCCAGGAAGTGGTAGTGATGCGGTAGCAATGTTGAGACAAACATAGTCCAACACAGTCTTTTACACTTGGTCCGAGAAAATTTTGAATCCCATTTTCCATGCACTACTAACCTACCAGAAACACAGCCTGGGAAAGCAGCCCTGTGCTTCAGAAAGGCTCCAGTACACTCTAATTCAGGTTCAATGTGTAAGAAAAAGCACACATTCACACCTCCACAGATGCATATGTATACTcaccagcacccagcacccaaCAAGCCATAAATAAGATTAATCTATTACAAGACATGGGAAAAACTGCC of Phaenicophaeus curvirostris isolate KB17595 chromosome 5, BPBGC_Pcur_1.0, whole genome shotgun sequence contains these proteins:
- the KCNK10 gene encoding potassium channel subfamily K member 10; the encoded protein is MKFPIENPRKQVNWDPQVAVPTPAPACEPKPKTNGHYQAPRLSISSRATVVATMEAPSQGLQTVMKWKTVVAIFVVVVVYLVTGGLVFRALEQPFESRQKNTIALEKADFLREHICVTQLELETLIQHAIDADNAGVSPIGNSSNNSSHWDLGSAFFFAGTVITTIGYGNIAPSTVGGKVFCILYAIFGIPLFGILLAGIGDQLGTIFGKGIARVEKVFRKKQVSQTKIRVISTILFILAGCIVFVTIPAVIFKHIEGWTALESIYFVVVTLTTVGFGDFVAGGNADIHYREWYKPLVWFWILVGLAYFAAVLSMIGDWLRVLSKKTKEEVGEIKAHAAEWKANVTAEFRETRRRLSVEIHDKLQRAATIRSMERRRLGLDQRAHSLDMLSPEKRSVFTALETGRFKASSQESINNRPNNLRLKGSDQLNKHGQGASEDNIINKFGSSAKMTKRKNKDLKKTIPEDVRKIYETFRNYSLDEEKKEEETEKMCNSENSSSTAVLTNCIQQHSDLENGVIPNETKEREHENKALLEDRN